GGGCTATTGCCGTTTAGTTAATACAGTCATCCTGAGCACCCCTGCGAAGGATCAAACATTAAAAGGATTAAGCCTTGTTGTAGTTAACGGGATAATTATCAAATGAACCTAAAAGCAAAGTATGATGTAGTTTATTTTTTTGATGATCCTTCGCAGGGGTGCTCAGGATGACTTAAAAAGGAAAGAAAAGATGAAGGTGATAAAATTAATACTGCTTATTACAGTGCTCTTAGCTGCTACACATGTTCATGCTCAAACAGAGAAAAAAACTGAACAGGTTACACTCCAACTAAAATGGAAGCATCAGTTTCAGTTTGCCGGGTATTACATGGCTATTGAAAAAGGGTATTATCATGATTTAGGTCTCGAAGTCACGCTACTTGAGGCTCCGGATGAGGGAGAAACATTGGCTTCTGTATTTGAAGGAGAGGCTCAATTTGGTGTAACTACATCGGATATCTTATTACTTCGAAGCCGGGGGAGAAAGCTGGTACTATTGGCTCCAATATTTCAAAGATCAGCCCAGGTTCTGGTAGCTAAAAGGGAATCAGGAATTGAAAAGGTATCAGATATACAAGGAAAGAGAGTAGCAGTAGAGGCTTATGCAGCAGATATTTTGGCCTATCTTGAAATGAATGGGGTTACCAAATCTGATTTTATTCAAACGGGCCATTCCTATTCTATTTCAGAGCTTATTGATGATGAGGTAGATGCAATTACTGCCTATATCTCAGATGAACCCTTTTTACTACAAGAAGCAGGTGTAGATTACGTGATTATCCAACCAGAAGGGATGGGCTATGGGTTTTATGGAGATGTGTTATTTACTACTGAAGAGATGATAGAAAACAATCAAGATGTTGTATTACAATTCAGAGAAGCGTCTTTAAAAGGGTGGGAATACGCGATGAGTAATATTGAAGAGACAGTGGATATTATCTATGAAAAGTACTCTACACGCCATAGCAAAGAGCATTTGTTATATGAAGCAGAGCAGATGATGGATCTGATATATCCAAATAGGGTCAATATTGGAAGCTCTTCAACGGAAAAGTGGGGGCAAATACTGGATGCTTATAAAGAATTGGGATTACTACCGAAAACTGAAAGTATTTCGGGTCTACGATTCCAGGAGTATTTACCTAGAGAAAAGAAAGACTAAGAAAGAATAGACTTAATTCGGTCGAAAATCTCTTCAATACTACCGATACCGTCAATCTTTTTGACTTGTCCTTTGCCTTCATAATAAGCCTGGACTGGTGCGGTCTCTTTGTTATATACACTAATGCGGTGCTTTGCCCCTTCTTCTGTATCATCAGAACGGCCCTGACCCCTGGATAAAATTCTCTTAACCAGTTCTTCTTCAGGAGCCTCAAGAGATATAAAGGCATCTAGTTTTTGCCCTTTGCTCTCCAGGAGTTTGTCAAAAGCTTCGGCCTGAACTACTGTTCTTGGAAAGCCATCAAATACAGCTCCATTATTATATTTCTCATCATTAAGCTCTTCAGCAACCAGGTCAATAGTAAGCTGGTCAGGTACTAGTTCACCGGCATCAAGAATTGCGGTTACCTTTTGACCAAGAGGGGTCTGATTCTTAATGGCAGCCCGGAAAATATTTCCTGTAGAAAGGTGAGGAATAGAGTATTCGTTAATAAGTAACTCCGCCTGAGTACCTTTTCCTGCACCAGGAGGACCAAAGAGAATTATGTTCATACCTGAAGATTTATGTTCGAATAAGTGAGTGAGACAAAAAAGAAATACCCGGATTATTACAAAGAATGATCCGGGATTAGTTTCAACAAATAGTTAAGAAACGATTACTTCTTTCGGTTCTGGCTTTCTTTTTCCTTGATACGGGCAGCCTTACCACGAAGCTCACGAAGATAGAACAACTTCGAACGTCTAACTTTACCTTTTCTTTTCACATCAATTTGAGCAATAAAAGGAGAGTTGAGTGGGAAAATACGCTCAACGCCAATACTTCCACTCATTTTTCGAACGGTGAATGTCTTGTTTGGGCCGCTTCCTCGCTCAGAAATTACAACACCTTCGTACTGCTGAATTCTTTCCTTCTCACCTTCACGTACACGGTAGTGAACGTTTACGGTGTCACCTGCAGTAAATTCAGGGATGTCATCATTTACCAGAGTTTGTTCAACTAATTTTAGCTTGTCCATTTTTTTATGTCTTGATCTCGTCCCGACAGCGGTCGGGATAAGATGTTAATATTCTTTCTAAAGTTTTTCGTACAAATCGTTTCTTCGTTCTTTGGTGCGTTCTAGGGATTGCTCCTGTTGCCATGCTTCGATTTTTTTAGGATCACCTGATCGTAGTACTTCAGGAACTTTGAGCCCCCGAAACTCTGCTGGTCGAGTATAAACCGGCGCTTCAAGCAATCCATTTTGAAATGAGTCATTAAGCGCACTTCCGGCGTCTCCAATAGCGCCTGGCAATAAACGAACTATAGCGTCGGTAATAACCATGGCGGGAAGTTCTCCTCCCGAAAGCACGTAATCACCAATAGTGTATTCTTTGGTGATTAACTCATCACGTACTCGCTGATCTACCCCTTTATAATGTCCGCAAAGAATAAGAATGTTTTTTTTCAATGAAAGCGCGTTAGCCGCTTGTTGATCAAAAACATCACCGTCGGCAGCAGTAAAGATCAATTCATCATAATCTCGTTGCTTTAAGAGGTGTTCTATGCAGCTGAAGATAGGCTGTGGAGTTAACACCATTCCCGGGTCTCCACCATAAGGATAGTCATCGATTTTTTTGTGTTTGTCGTCGGTATAATCCCGAAGATCATGCACACGAATCTCAACTAGTCCTTTATCTACAGCTCTCCTTACTATGCTATGATTTAGTGGCCCGTCTAACAGGGCAGGAACTCCTGATATGATGTCTATTCTCATCATAATTCAATCAGTCGCCCAAGGTTTTTACAATAGATGGTTCCGGATTCAGCATCAATGTTCACTATATATTCATCAACAATAGGAACCAACAAAGCTCCTTTACTTGATGCTATAGAAAGAAGTTGCTGCGCTCCATTATCTATTACCTCATCTACATAGCCAATAGCATTATCTTCATGTACTACTTCAAAGTCGATGAATGAAGGCTCTTCAATATGTTCATTGAAGAACTTTTCAGCTTCTTTTCTTTCAATAAAAAGAGCTTTGTTTTTCATCGCATCAGCAGAAGAGCGATCAGCGATTTGGTCAAATTGTACAAAGAACGAAGGTTTGTTTCCCTTTTCTTCTATCCGGAACCCGGAAAGTCGAGAGGGAAAAAAGTCTCCACGATCATTTCGCATATACACCATCGAAATCTGTTCTATCGCGTTGGGATTTATGGAATCAAAGTGAACCTTTAATTCTCCTTTCAAACCCTGCGATTTAACAACATGCCCAACCTGGACAAACGGTGATGTAAGGGCGTCCTGATTCATAGGAGCCTCAAATTTATCCAGCTTGCTTGGCTTCCCAGGCAGCTAGTACAGTTTTACGATCTTCAGCATCAGTAACAAAACCAGCTAAGTCAGCAAGGTCGGTATTATTGATGTGATCAATAGCTTCTTTTGCCGTTAAGTCACTAGAAACTTGAGTATCAGTACTTGCTTCCGCAACAACCTCTTCCTCAGTAGCTTCTTCTGTTTCTTCTACTTCTGCAACAGGTTCTTCAGCTACTGCTTCTACTACTACCTCTTCGGTAGTTTCAGCGGGCTCTTCCACTACTTCATCGGTTGTTTCTTCAACTGTTTCTGCTACAGCTTCTTCCGTAGTCTCGGCCGTCGCTTCTTCTGCAACCTCTTCGGTAGCTTCTGTAGCCTCAGCCTCTGCTGTTGCTTCTTCTGCTAGTTCAGCAGCGGCTTTTGCAGCTTTCTTGGCTACGTTCTCTTTTACTGCTTTTTCTTCAGCAGCAAGAGAAGCCTGAACTTGTTCTTTTCTGGTTACTTCGGTCTCTTTCTTAGAGTCACGGTATGCTTTCCATTCTGCTAGAGCAGCATCAATTTCTTCTTCGCTTTTGCCCCACATAACAAGGTGGCGCTTATATAGCAAACCTTCCTGGCGAAGGATTTTACGAACGGAATCGGTAGGCTGTGCACCGGTATCTAACCAGTACATAATACGGTCTTCATTAAGAACCGTCTCTTTCTTTTCGGTAACGCCATCATAACGACCTACTTGCTCAATAATACGACCGTCTCTTGGAGAGCGGCTATCAGCAACTACGATATGATAGATAGGACGACGAATACGTCCCTTGCGTTGAAGTCTAATCTTAATCAATGATGTTTCCTCAGTTGAGTTTTAGTTATCTAAATCGTTGTTGATATGAATTCTCAAATAAAAAACTAGAATAAGTCACTCAGAGCAAAGCGATGAGTCGGCACAATTTTCTAGCAAGTTCTTGGTTGTGCAGATCCTTCGGAAGTATCCTCAGGATGACTGCTTTTCATTTTGAAATCATATCACTAGTGTTCTTATCGGCCTAGAGGCAGATTTTTAAGTCCATGAAGAGCCCGTCCCATTTTTCCCATTTTGGACATGGTCTTCATCATTTTCTTCATCTGTTCAAACTGTTTGATGAGATCATTAATCTCACGAACAGTTGTGCCGGAACCTTGTGCAATCCGTCTTCGACGGCTTCCATTTAAAATGCTGGGGTTCCGACGCTCTTCCGGCGTCATAGAATAGATTATTGCTTCGATGGGCTTAAAAGCGTCATCATTGATATCTGCATCTTCTATTGCTTTGCTGGCGCCGGGAATCATAGATACGAGATCACCAAGATCTCCCATCTTTTTGATTTTTTGAATCTGAGCCAGGAAGTCTTCCAGATCAAACTTGTCAGAAGTGATCCGTTTTTGAAGACGCTGGGCTTCTTTTTCATCAAATTCTTTTTGAGCTTTTTCAACAAGCGATACCACATCTCCCATCCCCAAAATGCGTTGAGCCATTCGGTCTGGGTAGAAAGGGGTAAGGGCATCCAGCTTTTCGCCGGTACTCGCAAACTTGATTGGCTTGTCTACTACCGATTTGATAGATAGGGCAGCACCACCGCGGGTGTCACCATCTAGCTTGGTAAGAACAACGCCATCAAAGTTTAATCGGTCATTGAAATCTTTTGCTGTGTTAACTGCATCCTGTCCAGTCATGGAGTCAACTACAAACAAAATCTCATGAGGATTAACGGCTTTTTTAATTTCCGCGACCTCTTTCATCATCTCTTCATCCACATGCAAACGGCCCGCGGTATCGATGATAACAGTGTCCATTGCTAAGCTTTTTGCCATCGAAACGGCTTCTTTAGCAACACGAACAGCGTCTTTTTGTTCAATCGAATACACAGGCACATCAATTTGCGATGCGAGTGTTTTTAGCTGGTTTACTGCAGCAGGGCGATAAACATCGGCGGCAGCAAGAAGCGGGTTCCGTTTATGCTCCTGCTTAAGGTATCGGGCAAGCTTACCTGTGAAGGTGGTTTTACCAGAACCTTGCAAACCGGCTATGAGAATGACAGTAGGGGGAGTGTGTGCCTGGGCGATATCTGATTTTTCGCCACCAAAGGTTGCAACCAACTCATCGTACACAATTTTTGTGAACTGCTGACCTGGATTAACACTGGTGAGAACATCAGAGCCAAGGACCTTATCCTTAATATCTGCTGTGAACTGGCGGGCTACCTCAAGATTCACATCGGCATCCAAAAGGGCGCGACGAATCTCACGTACCGTCTCCGCGATGTTTACATCGGTAAGACGTGCTTCACCTTTAATATTCTTAAAGGCTCGCTCTAGATTTGAGGATAGATTATCAAACATGGAAAAACAGGATTATCTCCGCCAGTTACGGAGCCTGCAAAAATACGGGATTAAACAAGGCTTATCAACAGTGATGTGGAAAATTATATTGGGTTGTTAAATACCTTATAAGAAGAGACACAGGTTCTTTATGGTCTCCATAAAATAATTAGCATTGATTTAATTATTCCTGTGTATGGGTCGATTTCCAAACCAATAGTTTCAATATCCGCATATTTATTCTCTTCATACTCAATAAATAGAACTAAGCGATTTTTACCGGACAACTTATTCTTCAGTTCTGCCGGAAAGAGGTCATTTATGGGTTTTCTTATGGAAAGCTCAAAGTCATTAGCAATTAACGAAAAAGATGTGCTATCGATTTCTACTCGATTTGCTAATAGTTTGCCTGGGTCCTCAATTTCAGAATAGTAAATTCTCAGACCGTCAAAGTCATCGCTTCTGGATTTTCCAAACAAAGAGTCAGAGACCAAGTCTGTGTTTTCTGGTTCACCAAATTCTTTGATGAGCAGGTTCCAGCTCCCTTCCTGTAGAATATCCTCAAAGGAGATTTTACCGTTTACTTTTAGCTCGCTGTACAAAGATGAGCTTATATAAAAAGTATTTTCTCCATTGTAAGAGATTTTAGTCCCTTGGGCGCTAATATTAAAAAAACAGATAAGCTTAAAAAATAGTACAACCCAGGTTACACGTTTTGCTTTCATAAGCTCCAAAAAGTCACAGTAATTTTAGTGATTTTTTTTGTTTCTGAATCTAAGCTAAGCCCAATTGCAGGAGCGCTTCTGTATTTATTAGAGGATGTCCTTGGATACAAAACAATAAAGTTTCTGTTCGAATACAAAGCTTTATCCGTATTAGGAAACAGGCCATTGATAGGAGTTCCAATACGAAGCTCAAATAGATATGTACTCAAGAAAAATTTTTTGCTATCAATTTCTAGTCTAGAAGCGCGTAGCTTTTTTGAGTCTTCATAGTTTGTATAAAAAACGCGCAATCCATCTAGATTATCTGTTCTTAAGGTTTCTATAAAGGTCGTATCAGTTCGTGTACTATACTCATCCGGAAATTGAGTCTCTAGCAATGCCCAGGGGGTTTCTTCAGCTCGTAAACTATTTAACAGGATGCCTTCATTAATTCGTAGTTGTTTGTACGTTTCAAACGATAAACCCCATTTTTCAGATTCGGAATCATAAAAGAGAGTTGAATCCTGAGAAAAACATGACAAAGGAAAAAAAAGGACTCCAATAAATAAGAGGATTTTTTTAGACATAATATTTAGATAGTACATCCTGAGTTAGAAGGATTACCTTGAGCGTCAAATTTAGTTCCCATCAAGCTTTCCGGGTCATGAGCAGTATAGTCATTATAACTGGAATCTCCTTGATCAGCGGTTCTGGTCTCTATATGAACATGTGCATGAGGGGCATTATTAGCATTTCCCGTTCGCCCAGATAAACCTATTTGATCTCCCTGATTAACATATCCACTATTTACCATAGTTAGGTTAAGGTGGGCATAAAGCACAAAATACGTTTTTCCGTTTATCACTGTAGTAATTATGATATAATGTCCGAAGTCTGAGCTATATCCACTAGATGCATTTCCAGAGTGCATTGCATGTACTGGAGAATTTACATCTGCTTTTATATCAAGTCCTTGATGGTACCCAACACTATTATATCTATGAGCGCCATACCGCCCTCCATTAACTCCTTGTCCGTCCGTTGGGGCTATTTCTGGATTCATAACCGGGTCTCCGGGGCAGGGTTTATCCACGGAACAATCTTCACCATCCGGGCAATCATCAGCAAAACCGCAACCTCCCGGAGTAGGGCATACTCCGCTTCCTCCCCCGCCCATATCAGGTTCTTCATATTCAACAGGAGTATCCGGGTTTTCGCATATCCATTCTACAATGGGCGGCCAATAAGTAACGCTGCCTCCAATTATTACATATCCTCCTGGTACGGTTTCAACCCAATCACAACCCATAGACTTCATGTTATCGGGGATGGTACCTACATCAAGAGGGTTTGGCTGTGTTTCAGTAGGAAGAGCCCAAAGTGCCATCTGATCTTTTGCTTTTTGACTGTTCGGAATCCATGCAACATAGGTTCTATGAATTCCTGCCATATCCTTTCCCGGAACTACCACAAATAAAGCCTTCTCTCCGCTAGCTTCTTCCAGGATTTCCTCTGAAAAGTTGATATCTCTCACATAGTAGTGGTAAACATATTCATCATTTACTTTTCTTCTGAAACTGAAGACGCCATAGTATTCAGAGTTCGCCTGATCTCTATATGAATCGAGTAATTGGGTAAACTCTTCTTCATTAATGGCTATCGATTTGGCTTTCGATTCCCCAACCATCTCACTAATCTCATCTATTCCATAATCTTTGATTCCTTCAATAACGGGAAGAGGAGTTTTTCCTACCGTATATGAGGCGGCTTCATTTTCAAGAGATTCGTCATTGTTTACGGAAGTGCTATCACTACAAGCATAGGCAAACACTAAAAGGGTAAAAAGAGGGATAAGTTTGTTCATGAGATATTGAATATATTTTGGTTAAGCTTAACCTAAAGTATTTATTTATAAATAACACTTAAAACCAAAATTGTTTTATCAAAAGTACTCCTCCTAATTGAGTTAGAAGAGCAACTAACAAAACGAACACATCTAAAAAGTTCGCTATCAAGTTCAGGATGACTACGTTGATATTTTGCTTATCTTCTGCCGAACGAAATTAATTATTACATACTCAATACAATATTACAATGAGCGAAGGCTACGGACTACTAAAAGGAAAAAAAGGAATTATTTTCGGAGCGCTGGATGAGCGAAGCATTGCCTGGAGAATTGCGCTAGCATGTAAAAGAGAAGGAGCTGATTTTGTACTCTCTAATGCCCCTATTGCGCTAAGGCTTGGAACGCTTAACGGTCTGTCGGAGGAAACCGGCGCGCCCATCATCCCTGCTGATGTTACTAAAGACGATGAGATTGTTGAACTAATGGAGAAAACGAAAGAACATTTTGGGGGAGGAGTGGACTTTATTCTTCATGCAATTGGGATGTCTCCAAATATTCGAAAGAAAAAGGAATACACCGATTTAAATTACAACTGGTACCAGCAATCACTGGATATTTCAGCCATTTCTTTGCACAGGGTATTACACCATGCTGAGCAGACAGGAACATTAAACGATGGCGGTAGCATTGTTGCCCTTTCTTACATTGGAGCACAGAGAATTTTTAGTAAGTACTCAGATATGAACGATGCGAAAGCACTGCTCGAAAGCATCGCAAGAAACTATGGTAGCCGCTTAGGTTCTCGTGGAATTCGAGTGAACACAGTATCACAAGCGCCAACTAAAACTTCAGCCGGATCTGGTATCAAAGGCTTTGATGGGATGTATACATTCGCTGAAAAACTTTCTCCTCTTGGTAATCCTTCCGCGGATGATTGTGCAGATTACTGTGTGACCTTGTTCTCAGACCTAACCAGAAAGGTGACCATGCAGAACCTATTCCATGATGGAGGGTTTGTAACTAACGGTATTTCAGAGGAAATGATGAACGACCTCGCTAAACTTTACGCAGAAGACGAATAAGCATATGCCTGAAATTATCCTCGGTATTGATCCTGGCTCCCGGTTTACCGGGTATGCGGTACTTACCGAGGAAAATGGCAAATTGATTGCGCTTCGTTGTGATGTGTTGAAAATGGCACATATTGAAGAGCATTCCGACCGCCTCCAGTTTATTTTTGATAAAATATCGGGCATTATAAAATCCATCCAGCCCACCCAATGTGCGGTTGAGACTCCAATTTATGGAGTGGACCCCCAGGCCATGCTTAAACTTGGGAGGGCACAGGCTGCCGCAATACTAGCCATTAAAAATGCAGGACTGGAAGTGACAGAGTACTTTCCGAAAGTGGTTAAAAAATCCATTACTGGAAATGGAAATGCCAGCAAAGAACAAGTAGCTTATATGCTACAAAAGATGGTGACCCTTCCTGATGAAAAGCTTTCAAATGACGCTACAGATGCCTTAGCGGTTGCCTGGTGTCATCTCATGAATGGAAAAGGAATTCCATTATCAGGAAAAAGTAAGACCCACCAAAATAATAAGAAGGGAGATTGGGCCGCTTTTGTAGCCGAGAACCCGGACAGAGTCCATAAATCATGATTGCATTTCTAAAAGGGTTTGTTGAAGAAAAATCGGAAGGCAAAGTATTGCTAGATGTACAGGGGGTGGGTTATGGGGTAGAGATATCTTCTCAAACCCTGGAGCACATGGAGGCATTAGGGTCGGAGATAAAACTGCTTATTTACCATCACATCACAGAAAATGATCAACGATTATTTGGCTTTATTTCTTTAGAGGAAAAGGCCTTATTCGAAAAGTTGATTACCGTAAAAGGGGTGGGCCCAAAACTTGGACTAACAATTCTTAGCGGGCTCCCGGCGAATCATCTTATTACAGCAATAGCTTCGGGTGATATTGCGACTCTTTCCCGGGTTCCGGGAATTGGAAAGAAAACAGCAGAACGTATAACCCTCGAACTTAAAGAAAAGCTACCAGCACCTTCTTCAGCTGGATCAGGCTCTATTTCTTTAGAAAGCAATGGGCAGGTAATGAAAGAAACAATCCAAGCGTTAGTGGCGCTCGGTTTTTCAGAAAGGGAGTCTGAGCAAGCGGCAATGGAGGTGTTGAAAGTGGGCCCGGACTCAGATGTATCTACAGCGATACGAAGAAGTCTCGCTATTCTGAACCGATAGGTAACAATTTGTTCATTTTTTATTGGCCGGTTACATTAGTACCATTATAAAATTGTA
This DNA window, taken from Balneola sp., encodes the following:
- the rpsP gene encoding 30S ribosomal protein S16, translating into MIKIRLQRKGRIRRPIYHIVVADSRSPRDGRIIEQVGRYDGVTEKKETVLNEDRIMYWLDTGAQPTDSVRKILRQEGLLYKRHLVMWGKSEEEIDAALAEWKAYRDSKKETEVTRKEQVQASLAAEEKAVKENVAKKAAKAAAELAEEATAEAEATEATEEVAEEATAETTEEAVAETVEETTDEVVEEPAETTEEVVVEAVAEEPVAEVEETEEATEEEVVAEASTDTQVSSDLTAKEAIDHINNTDLADLAGFVTDAEDRKTVLAAWEAKQAG
- a CDS encoding 50S ribosomal protein L19; protein product: MDKLKLVEQTLVNDDIPEFTAGDTVNVHYRVREGEKERIQQYEGVVISERGSGPNKTFTVRKMSGSIGVERIFPLNSPFIAQIDVKRKGKVRRSKLFYLRELRGKAARIKEKESQNRKK
- a CDS encoding signal recognition particle protein, with translation MFDNLSSNLERAFKNIKGEARLTDVNIAETVREIRRALLDADVNLEVARQFTADIKDKVLGSDVLTSVNPGQQFTKIVYDELVATFGGEKSDIAQAHTPPTVILIAGLQGSGKTTFTGKLARYLKQEHKRNPLLAAADVYRPAAVNQLKTLASQIDVPVYSIEQKDAVRVAKEAVSMAKSLAMDTVIIDTAGRLHVDEEMMKEVAEIKKAVNPHEILFVVDSMTGQDAVNTAKDFNDRLNFDGVVLTKLDGDTRGGAALSIKSVVDKPIKFASTGEKLDALTPFYPDRMAQRILGMGDVVSLVEKAQKEFDEKEAQRLQKRITSDKFDLEDFLAQIQKIKKMGDLGDLVSMIPGASKAIEDADINDDAFKPIEAIIYSMTPEERRNPSILNGSRRRRIAQGSGTTVREINDLIKQFEQMKKMMKTMSKMGKMGRALHGLKNLPLGR
- the ruvC gene encoding crossover junction endodeoxyribonuclease RuvC; the encoded protein is MPEIILGIDPGSRFTGYAVLTEENGKLIALRCDVLKMAHIEEHSDRLQFIFDKISGIIKSIQPTQCAVETPIYGVDPQAMLKLGRAQAAAILAIKNAGLEVTEYFPKVVKKSITGNGNASKEQVAYMLQKMVTLPDEKLSNDATDALAVAWCHLMNGKGIPLSGKSKTHQNNKKGDWAAFVAENPDRVHKS
- a CDS encoding enoyl-ACP reductase — its product is MSEGYGLLKGKKGIIFGALDERSIAWRIALACKREGADFVLSNAPIALRLGTLNGLSEETGAPIIPADVTKDDEIVELMEKTKEHFGGGVDFILHAIGMSPNIRKKKEYTDLNYNWYQQSLDISAISLHRVLHHAEQTGTLNDGGSIVALSYIGAQRIFSKYSDMNDAKALLESIARNYGSRLGSRGIRVNTVSQAPTKTSAGSGIKGFDGMYTFAEKLSPLGNPSADDCADYCVTLFSDLTRKVTMQNLFHDGGFVTNGISEEMMNDLAKLYAEDE
- a CDS encoding adenylate kinase, with translation MNIILFGPPGAGKGTQAELLINEYSIPHLSTGNIFRAAIKNQTPLGQKVTAILDAGELVPDQLTIDLVAEELNDEKYNNGAVFDGFPRTVVQAEAFDKLLESKGQKLDAFISLEAPEEELVKRILSRGQGRSDDTEEGAKHRISVYNKETAPVQAYYEGKGQVKKIDGIGSIEEIFDRIKSILS
- the ruvA gene encoding Holliday junction branch migration protein RuvA; protein product: MIAFLKGFVEEKSEGKVLLDVQGVGYGVEISSQTLEHMEALGSEIKLLIYHHITENDQRLFGFISLEEKALFEKLITVKGVGPKLGLTILSGLPANHLITAIASGDIATLSRVPGIGKKTAERITLELKEKLPAPSSAGSGSISLESNGQVMKETIQALVALGFSERESEQAAMEVLKVGPDSDVSTAIRRSLAILNR
- the trmD gene encoding tRNA (guanosine(37)-N1)-methyltransferase TrmD; translated protein: MRIDIISGVPALLDGPLNHSIVRRAVDKGLVEIRVHDLRDYTDDKHKKIDDYPYGGDPGMVLTPQPIFSCIEHLLKQRDYDELIFTAADGDVFDQQAANALSLKKNILILCGHYKGVDQRVRDELITKEYTIGDYVLSGGELPAMVITDAIVRLLPGAIGDAGSALNDSFQNGLLEAPVYTRPAEFRGLKVPEVLRSGDPKKIEAWQQEQSLERTKERRNDLYEKL
- a CDS encoding M23 family metallopeptidase; translation: MNKLIPLFTLLVFAYACSDSTSVNNDESLENEAASYTVGKTPLPVIEGIKDYGIDEISEMVGESKAKSIAINEEEFTQLLDSYRDQANSEYYGVFSFRRKVNDEYVYHYYVRDINFSEEILEEASGEKALFVVVPGKDMAGIHRTYVAWIPNSQKAKDQMALWALPTETQPNPLDVGTIPDNMKSMGCDWVETVPGGYVIIGGSVTYWPPIVEWICENPDTPVEYEEPDMGGGGSGVCPTPGGCGFADDCPDGEDCSVDKPCPGDPVMNPEIAPTDGQGVNGGRYGAHRYNSVGYHQGLDIKADVNSPVHAMHSGNASSGYSSDFGHYIIITTVINGKTYFVLYAHLNLTMVNSGYVNQGDQIGLSGRTGNANNAPHAHVHIETRTADQGDSSYNDYTAHDPESLMGTKFDAQGNPSNSGCTI
- the rimM gene encoding 16S rRNA processing protein RimM, translated to MNQDALTSPFVQVGHVVKSQGLKGELKVHFDSINPNAIEQISMVYMRNDRGDFFPSRLSGFRIEEKGNKPSFFVQFDQIADRSSADAMKNKALFIERKEAEKFFNEHIEEPSFIDFEVVHEDNAIGYVDEVIDNGAQQLLSIASSKGALLVPIVDEYIVNIDAESGTIYCKNLGRLIEL